A region from the Candidatus Limnocylindrales bacterium genome encodes:
- a CDS encoding DNA polymerase ligase N-terminal domain-containing protein yields MPTARKKKATTSKTASRKTVAAARSTKSEAATAAAAAEKTPRRQARGKPAAGKAAQAKTAARATAQPKAAARTTAKAKAPARTTAPGKARSRTTGTRDPLAVYKSMRDFGRTPEPQGQGTSKWKKDRNPFFVIQKHAATRLHYDFRLEVDGVLKSWAVPKGPSMNPADKRLAVETEDHPVDYADFEGVIPPKEYGGGTVIVWDAGPYRNIKKRGGQEIGMQDAYERGSIEVWLEGRKVRGGFALVHSRMGDNAKNWLLIKMRDECASAHEDPVTEQARSVMTGRTLEEVAADPKRRVWSSK; encoded by the coding sequence ATGCCGACGGCCAGGAAGAAGAAGGCCACGACAAGCAAGACCGCTTCCAGGAAGACCGTTGCTGCAGCACGCAGCACCAAGAGCGAAGCGGCGACCGCCGCGGCCGCGGCCGAGAAGACGCCGCGGCGCCAGGCACGCGGGAAGCCGGCGGCGGGCAAGGCCGCGCAGGCCAAGACGGCCGCGCGCGCGACTGCGCAGCCCAAGGCAGCGGCCCGCACGACTGCCAAGGCCAAGGCGCCGGCCCGCACGACTGCGCCAGGCAAGGCGCGGTCCCGCACGACCGGCACGCGCGATCCACTGGCCGTCTACAAGAGCATGCGCGATTTCGGCAGGACGCCCGAGCCGCAGGGCCAGGGCACCAGCAAGTGGAAGAAGGACAGGAACCCCTTCTTCGTCATCCAGAAGCACGCCGCCACTCGTCTGCACTATGACTTCCGGCTCGAGGTCGATGGCGTCCTCAAGTCGTGGGCCGTCCCGAAAGGTCCCTCGATGAATCCGGCCGACAAGCGCCTGGCGGTGGAGACCGAGGACCATCCTGTCGACTACGCCGATTTCGAAGGCGTCATTCCTCCCAAGGAATACGGCGGCGGCACGGTCATCGTCTGGGACGCCGGGCCGTATCGCAACATCAAGAAGCGAGGCGGGCAGGAAATCGGCATGCAGGACGCTTACGAGCGCGGCAGCATCGAGGTGTGGCTGGAAGGCCGCAAGGTTCGCGGCGGCTTCGCACTGGTGCACAGCCGCATGGGCGACAACGCCAAGAACTGGCTGCTCATCAAGATGCGAGACGAGTGCGCCAGCGCACACGAGGACCCCGTCACCGAACAGGCGCGGAGCGTGATGACGGGGCGGACGCTGGAGGAGGTCGCGGCGGATCCGAAGCGGCGGGTCTGGTCGTCGAAGTGA